From Candidatus Methylopumilus planktonicus, a single genomic window includes:
- a CDS encoding type I secretion system permease/ATPase codes for MSAPSSPHNHAMTFVLKHKRFFVHIFLVSIFVNTIAFVVPLHMLQVYDRVLTSGHVETLVVITGAVIFALVFQAIFESIRGRLFFGLSLSFEKSIQEDVFSLSILQESQKKQNRSLNLWNLASTFKAFITTPYMSALIDLPWVPIYLLVIYFFHPILGLTATISTFLMIVIAFINYKVTKQQSEAFLKTNGEIRSYLDNAVINADAMVGLGMLPQVQAKWVSQVADLNEKLTDHFSIASFFSSITKWFRLFVQVLMLSVGAYLVLKEEMSSGAIIANSIMLSRALGPIEAISSGWKTIQEAFASFRLLSSLPSMTDNKKVSKEAIYADIDGELLVDNLYYHIGQPPRPIIKGAKFKIARGDVLAVVGPSGGGKSTLLKLMLGILEPTGGMTKFDGSDIKALSSNFYNEHMGYLPQQLMLFTGSVKENIARFNEVDDGKVVEASKMAGCHDMIMQFPDGYETLVGVNGSHLSLGQQQRIGLARAIYQNPQYLFLDEPNSNLDGDGDKAFSDAITALAAQGKTIVIVAHRTTILNLCNKMLLLKDGQQVMFGPKEEVLKKLNT; via the coding sequence ATGAGTGCTCCTTCTTCACCCCATAACCACGCGATGACTTTTGTGCTGAAACACAAAAGATTCTTTGTACATATCTTTTTGGTAAGCATTTTTGTGAATACGATTGCTTTTGTGGTGCCGCTTCATATGCTCCAGGTCTATGACAGGGTTCTGACCAGTGGTCATGTAGAAACGCTGGTTGTGATTACGGGCGCTGTGATTTTTGCGCTTGTTTTTCAGGCCATCTTCGAATCTATTCGCGGACGTTTATTTTTTGGGTTAAGCCTATCTTTTGAAAAGTCTATTCAAGAAGATGTGTTTTCCTTATCCATTCTGCAGGAGTCTCAAAAAAAACAAAATCGCAGTTTAAATTTATGGAATCTTGCGAGCACATTTAAAGCCTTTATCACAACACCCTACATGAGCGCTCTTATAGACTTACCCTGGGTACCGATCTACCTTCTTGTCATTTATTTTTTTCATCCTATCTTGGGGCTGACTGCAACGATATCCACCTTCCTTATGATTGTGATTGCCTTCATCAACTACAAAGTGACGAAACAACAATCCGAAGCTTTTTTAAAAACAAATGGTGAGATTCGCTCCTATCTCGATAATGCAGTGATCAATGCAGATGCGATGGTGGGCTTGGGTATGCTTCCTCAGGTGCAAGCAAAGTGGGTGAGTCAGGTAGCTGACTTAAATGAAAAGCTGACTGATCATTTTTCCATAGCCTCATTTTTCTCTTCCATCACCAAATGGTTTAGGCTCTTTGTTCAAGTACTAATGTTGTCAGTGGGTGCTTACTTGGTATTAAAAGAAGAGATGTCGAGTGGGGCTATCATTGCGAATTCTATTATGTTATCTAGAGCGCTCGGTCCCATTGAGGCCATATCTTCAGGCTGGAAAACCATTCAAGAAGCGTTTGCCTCGTTTAGACTTCTATCCAGTTTGCCTTCGATGACAGACAATAAAAAAGTGAGTAAAGAGGCTATTTATGCTGACATTGATGGTGAATTACTTGTCGATAATCTTTACTACCATATTGGCCAACCCCCACGACCCATTATAAAAGGTGCAAAATTTAAAATTGCACGCGGTGATGTGTTAGCGGTGGTGGGTCCCAGCGGGGGCGGTAAGTCCACATTGCTCAAACTGATGTTAGGTATTCTAGAACCTACAGGCGGCATGACTAAATTTGATGGTTCAGATATTAAAGCGCTATCTAGTAATTTTTATAATGAACATATGGGCTATCTTCCTCAACAGCTGATGCTTTTTACAGGAAGCGTTAAAGAAAATATTGCAAGATTCAATGAGGTTGATGATGGCAAAGTTGTCGAGGCCTCTAAAATGGCTGGCTGCCATGACATGATCATGCAATTTCCGGATGGCTATGAAACCTTGGTGGGTGTGAATGGCTCTCATTTATCCCTAGGCCAGCAGCAAAGAATAGGTCTAGCTCGTGCCATTTATCAAAACCCTCAGTATTTATTTTTAGATGAACCTAATTCCAATCTCGATGGTGATGGTGACAAAGCTTTTTCTGATGCCATCACGGCTCTTGCAGCGCAAGGTAAAACAATCGTCATCGTGGCGCATCGCACCACGATTTTAAATTTATGTAACAAGATGCTTCTTCTTAAAGATGGTCAGCAGGTGATGTTTGGACCCAAAGAAGAAGTATTAAAAAAACTAAACACTTAA
- a CDS encoding HlyD family type I secretion periplasmic adaptor subunit has product MLKLPHFFKNTDITGINRSTYITLLVALIFGMLWLFMAQISSAVILQGSIKVYKNKTILQHPEGGKIGRVYVTEGQAVKKDDLLIELENPNLQSSLRNLERQNFSEQLRAERLKAEMNYPNPFDYKESNLDSDQLQILLTEKNLFDSRRKNLLSQLASIREQIQFLNDEIISIQRTIKNDQIIIDKNKNLADKGFVSNAFIVNAEQTLNQHEAELARARQRISELSQRTNIAIDDFKKAAAGEMRATNERVLEIEEKIKPTADAMQNLQVKSPVDGTVVNLFRLGVGSVLGAKEVIAEIVPSTRALILEASLPSNQVSFVKPGQVARVKIQQLKQLGLKDLKGKVDTVSADTLSQGATGNLAYLVQISIDQDMNQSFQLKPGMPAEVFIQAGTRTPFEYLSMPFATFLDRAVKEP; this is encoded by the coding sequence ATGTTAAAGCTTCCTCACTTTTTTAAAAATACAGACATCACGGGCATTAATCGTTCGACCTACATCACCCTCCTTGTAGCGCTTATTTTCGGGATGCTGTGGCTTTTTATGGCGCAGATTTCAAGTGCGGTTATTCTGCAAGGCTCAATAAAAGTCTACAAAAATAAAACGATTCTCCAGCACCCGGAGGGTGGCAAGATCGGTAGGGTCTACGTGACTGAAGGTCAGGCAGTTAAAAAGGATGACCTTCTCATTGAGCTTGAGAATCCAAACCTACAATCCTCTTTGAGAAATCTAGAGAGGCAAAATTTTAGTGAGCAACTAAGAGCCGAGAGATTAAAGGCTGAAATGAATTATCCAAATCCGTTTGACTATAAAGAGTCTAATTTAGACAGCGATCAGTTACAAATTCTTCTCACCGAAAAAAATCTTTTCGACTCCAGACGAAAAAATTTACTCTCACAACTCGCATCCATTCGAGAACAGATTCAGTTTCTCAATGATGAAATTATCTCCATTCAGCGCACGATCAAGAATGATCAAATCATTATTGATAAAAATAAAAATTTAGCGGACAAGGGTTTTGTGTCTAACGCTTTTATTGTCAACGCAGAGCAAACACTCAATCAACATGAGGCGGAGTTAGCAAGAGCGCGTCAACGTATTTCAGAATTGAGTCAGCGAACAAATATTGCAATCGATGACTTCAAAAAAGCGGCCGCAGGCGAGATGCGGGCCACCAATGAGAGGGTGCTTGAGATTGAAGAAAAAATAAAACCGACAGCGGACGCGATGCAAAACTTACAAGTGAAGTCGCCCGTCGACGGGACGGTAGTCAATTTATTTCGCTTAGGGGTAGGCTCAGTCTTAGGCGCTAAGGAGGTGATTGCGGAGATTGTGCCGAGCACCCGTGCCCTTATTTTGGAAGCTTCTTTACCTTCCAATCAAGTCTCCTTTGTAAAGCCGGGCCAGGTGGCAAGAGTTAAAATTCAGCAATTAAAACAACTCGGCCTTAAAGACTTAAAGGGTAAGGTGGATACGGTGTCTGCCGACACATTATCTCAAGGTGCGACAGGTAACCTTGCCTACCTTGTTCAGATCAGTATTGATCAGGATATGAATCAGTCGTTTCAATTAAAACCAGGGATGCCTGCAGAAGTTTTTATCCAAGCAGGCACACGCACGCCATTTGAGTATCTTTCGATGCCTTTTGCAACATTTCTTGACCGTGCGGTCAAAGAGCCTTAA
- a CDS encoding calcium-binding protein — MSTPYFWYGVVDYATSSAISISSGSYSGIYSGSFKYSKTGAVSGKLNSYEETYNGVSLGTGQNLNFNAATAYKYIQILGDAQAFTALLLKGNDTIYGSGYSDTLLGYQGNDALYGYDGNDVIYGGVGNDTIYGGDDNDELLGDAGNDLIYAGSGENYIYGGDGNDTIYGGDGNDELLGDAGNDLIYAGSGENYIYGGDGNDKIYGEDGENWLIGGNGNDTIIGGSLGNYLVGGLGKDTITGGSNPDLFIFSYAASSSNMDTIRDFQGEADGIYLNPLVFTSLSDLHEENFINGPKALDGNDYLIFTKNTLYYDSDGYGSNKMQAIAYFPGLTSLDFDNLTTVFI; from the coding sequence ATGAGCACTCCATATTTTTGGTATGGGGTTGTGGATTACGCCACCTCATCAGCCATTAGCATTTCATCAGGTTCTTATTCGGGTATTTATTCTGGATCATTTAAATATAGCAAAACTGGAGCCGTTTCAGGGAAGCTTAATAGCTACGAAGAAACATACAATGGCGTTTCGCTTGGAACAGGCCAAAATCTCAATTTTAATGCAGCAACGGCCTATAAGTACATTCAAATTTTAGGTGATGCTCAAGCATTCACTGCATTACTTCTTAAAGGTAATGATACCATCTACGGTTCTGGTTATAGCGACACCCTTCTTGGCTATCAAGGCAACGACGCTCTCTATGGTTATGACGGGAATGACGTGATTTACGGCGGTGTTGGCAATGACACAATCTATGGTGGTGATGACAATGATGAGTTGTTGGGTGATGCTGGAAACGATTTGATTTATGCTGGTAGTGGCGAAAATTACATCTATGGCGGTGATGGCAATGACACAATCTATGGTGGTGATGGCAATGATGAGTTGTTGGGTGATGCTGGAAACGATTTGATTTATGCTGGTAGTGGCGAAAATTACATCTATGGCGGTGATGGCAATGATAAAATTTATGGTGAAGATGGCGAAAACTGGCTCATAGGGGGTAATGGTAATGACACAATCATTGGCGGATCTTTGGGAAATTATCTTGTAGGTGGATTAGGCAAAGATACCATTACGGGGGGGTCAAACCCAGACCTATTTATTTTTTCTTATGCGGCTAGTAGCTCAAATATGGATACTATTCGCGACTTTCAGGGTGAAGCAGATGGAATATATTTAAATCCGCTTGTTTTTACAAGTCTCTCCGACCTTCACGAAGAAAATTTTATTAATGGGCCTAAAGCTCTAGATGGAAATGATTATTTAATTTTCACGAAAAATACGCTTTATTACGATAGTGATGGTTATGGATCTAATAAAATGCAAGCAATTGCATATTTTCCAGGCCTAACATCTTTGGATTTTGATAACCTAACTACAGTCTTTATATAA